A genome region from Methanococcoides burtonii DSM 6242 includes the following:
- a CDS encoding helix-turn-helix transcriptional regulator, with protein MSDTIWLSEKRKNLLLLLAEGSRNIDQIKTSLNVTSKAMMPQIKILKEQDMIVQNELDDYELSDVGRIIVKNMSPLLKTLGVIEENMEYWATRDLSSIPESLSYRIGELGQCMLIEPDLNHMFDLPIEFTENLVRSQNVKMFISYFHPYYTRLFVELLSKEIDFTLIFTDTVFERLKTDCLKELELITGSRSADLYVCDDSIKLTTISVTERFTYLCFFNKEGMYDHRKIMSFDESASKWGEELFTHYQNLSRRITEI; from the coding sequence TTGAGTGATACAATATGGCTTTCTGAAAAAAGAAAGAACCTACTCTTATTATTAGCCGAAGGTTCAAGGAACATCGACCAGATCAAGACATCACTAAATGTCACTTCAAAGGCCATGATGCCACAGATCAAGATACTCAAAGAACAGGACATGATAGTCCAGAACGAACTTGATGATTATGAGCTATCCGATGTAGGTCGCATTATAGTAAAGAACATGTCACCCCTGCTAAAGACACTCGGAGTTATTGAAGAGAATATGGAATACTGGGCAACCCGTGACCTTTCTTCCATCCCTGAGTCACTTTCATACCGCATAGGAGAACTCGGGCAATGCATGTTGATAGAGCCAGACCTTAATCATATGTTCGACCTGCCAATCGAATTTACTGAGAACCTTGTACGCTCACAGAATGTGAAGATGTTCATCTCCTACTTCCACCCATATTATACCAGGTTATTCGTAGAACTCCTGTCAAAAGAGATCGATTTTACACTCATATTCACAGACACAGTATTTGAGCGTCTAAAAACCGATTGTCTTAAAGAATTAGAGCTTATAACAGGATCAAGAAGTGCAGATCTATATGTTTGTGATGATTCTATAAAACTTACCACCATTTCTGTAACTGAGAGATTCACATATCTCTGTTTCTTCAACAAAGAAGGAATGTATGATCACAGAAAGATCATGAGCTTTGATGAAAGTGCAAGTAAATGGGGAGAGGAACTTTTCACCCACTACCAGAACCTTTCTAGAAGGATCACGGAGATCTAA
- a CDS encoding response regulator, whose translation MKGAQILVVEDELIVGMMIKLKLAKMGYCVSCMASTGADAVAMVEKVRPELVLMDIRLKGSLDGVEAAMMIRKISNIPIVFITADSSLETRERAELACPQGFLLKPFMDEELGSLVRSVFSNSMGGASAVNANI comes from the coding sequence ATGAAAGGTGCACAAATATTGGTAGTTGAGGATGAGCTTATTGTTGGTATGATGATAAAGTTGAAGCTGGCAAAAATGGGGTACTGCGTGTCATGTATGGCTTCAACAGGGGCTGATGCTGTTGCAATGGTCGAGAAGGTAAGGCCCGAACTTGTACTTATGGATATACGCTTAAAAGGTAGTTTGGATGGGGTGGAGGCTGCTATGATGATCCGGAAAATATCAAATATTCCGATTGTGTTCATTACTGCGGATTCTTCTCTCGAAACGAGGGAAAGGGCGGAACTTGCCTGTCCTCAGGGTTTTTTGCTTAAACCATTTATGGATGAAGAACTTGGATCTCTTGTTCGTTCTGTGTTCAGTAATTCTATGGGTGGGGCAAGTGCGGTAAATGCGAATATCTGA
- a CDS encoding site-specific integrase has product MIQRLKNIGYIDDLDKLNQNTFDDLLFHLEDNCDISKGEIRNYKKCVKKFFKTIMDEDDVPRWVHSLKLKSIETPVQPSDLPTKEEVTSMLEACTNARDRAFLAILCDAGLRVGALASCRIKNVESNQYGSMIYISTTSRSKKTTPAKGLPLTWSSGYLQQWMAVHPLREDPEAPLWVTHTYKKEPLSYKSIGVTLKRIAERAGVKKNIHAHVFRHYAITGWILDGLSEQIINHRAGWAKDSNQMMKIYANFTDQEMNDSVYEKYGLKTEDKRHVTLIRCPRCNNVLQESDRFCGQCSLVLDQEMNNKIKTAFKRSYGSKTEVYRNTMIFLMAGKLSLPTRC; this is encoded by the coding sequence ATGATTCAAAGGTTGAAAAATATTGGTTATATTGATGACCTTGATAAGCTCAACCAAAATACATTCGATGATCTGTTGTTTCATTTGGAGGACAATTGCGATATATCCAAAGGAGAAATTCGCAACTATAAAAAATGTGTTAAGAAGTTCTTCAAAACGATTATGGATGAAGATGATGTGCCAAGATGGGTGCATAGTCTCAAATTAAAATCCATTGAAACACCTGTACAACCTTCAGACCTTCCAACAAAGGAAGAGGTCACATCGATGTTAGAAGCCTGTACAAATGCCAGAGACCGAGCATTTTTAGCTATTCTTTGTGACGCAGGTCTACGTGTTGGAGCACTTGCATCCTGTAGGATCAAAAATGTCGAATCGAATCAATACGGTTCAATGATATACATCAGCACTACCAGCAGGAGCAAAAAAACAACTCCAGCTAAAGGTCTACCACTGACATGGTCGTCTGGTTATTTGCAACAATGGATGGCTGTTCATCCACTCAGAGAAGACCCTGAAGCTCCCCTATGGGTGACGCATACATACAAGAAGGAACCGTTGAGCTATAAGTCCATAGGGGTCACTTTAAAAAGAATTGCTGAGCGAGCTGGTGTCAAGAAGAACATTCATGCACACGTATTCCGCCATTATGCAATCACGGGTTGGATATTGGATGGTCTTAGTGAACAAATTATTAATCACAGGGCAGGTTGGGCAAAGGACAGCAACCAAATGATGAAAATATATGCCAATTTCACTGACCAAGAAATGAACGATTCTGTTTATGAAAAATATGGTCTTAAAACTGAAGACAAACGCCATGTAACTCTCATTCGTTGCCCACGCTGTAACAATGTATTGCAAGAGTCTGACCGTTTCTGTGGTCAATGCTCACTTGTCCTTGACCAAGAGATGAACAACAAGATCAAGACTGCTTTTAAGAGATCGTATGGATCGAAGACTGAAGTGTACAGGAATACAATGATATTCTTGATGGCAGGGAAACTGAGTTTACCCACACGATGTTAA
- a CDS encoding histidine kinase dimerization/phosphoacceptor domain -containing protein, protein MDWKNTSLKSKLILFIVTGVLLVLVTSTAVIISTVTSQEVNLAYEQSIEKARGFANYFNSDMRANHVIGQTIANSMNAYSTSDRDEVNEILKEVAVRNPNLLGTYVCYEPNAFDGNDQLFINAEGHDETGRFIPYWNRINGDLAIDPLLNYEESDYYKLPKTTKTDHIIDPYFYEGVFIVSYVTPIFKNDEFVGMGGADVSLTYLDEVVSEVKIFDTGYAFMTGNTGILISQPEQKDWIGYKTLYDFDIPEISNMADEIKNGSSGYIDTIDPTTGKTVVMFYEPIKTGNFSFILVVPKDEMLAGVTELRNNLIVISTMSIIFMTGLAALIAGFVTRPINDIVADFKDLSDAAVVGQLHARADTEVDIDFKNIPLGLNEILDAFTRPMTETMRVTNELAKGELQTRMPTDLKGEFKHIGDTLDSFATKLNAIIDESNAVLTSFQNEDFTHKINLKGEGDFRILTDGIEITRQSLYKATTERKKAEEELIRYAKELERSNQMKEEMERVIESSPVVVFKWRAEKGWPIEFVSSNISQFGYSLEDFSAGKVTYSDLVYPKDLPRVEEQLQKKCDEGANEFTIEYRILTKYGQILWADERTFIRRDIDGNVDHLQGIIVNIDERKRAEEALLKIEEIRKKEIHHRIKNNLQVISTLLYLESDKFKDEKVRDAFKNSQDRVRTMALVHEKLYQSEDMESIDFVDYTKNLINYLSQSYVIGNRNITIDLDVADVFLNMDTAVPLGIIINELVSNSLKYAFGDKDENEKGIISVDIENFGDEFMLTVSDNGNGISEDIDFRDTESLGLQLVTNLVEQIGGDIELKRDNGTKFIIQFTEEKY, encoded by the coding sequence ATGGACTGGAAGAACACATCCCTTAAATCAAAACTTATTCTCTTCATCGTGACAGGTGTTCTATTGGTGCTGGTAACATCAACAGCCGTGATCATTTCAACGGTCACATCCCAGGAAGTGAACCTCGCATACGAACAATCGATCGAGAAAGCAAGGGGATTCGCCAACTATTTTAATAGCGATATGCGTGCGAATCATGTTATCGGTCAGACCATTGCCAATTCCATGAACGCTTATAGCACTTCAGATAGAGATGAAGTGAATGAGATCCTCAAAGAGGTGGCTGTACGCAACCCGAATCTTCTGGGAACATATGTATGCTATGAACCAAATGCATTTGATGGCAATGACCAACTTTTCATAAATGCAGAAGGACATGATGAGACCGGACGCTTCATACCATACTGGAACAGGATAAATGGGGATCTGGCAATTGATCCATTGTTAAACTACGAGGAATCTGATTATTACAAATTACCAAAAACGACAAAGACCGACCATATTATTGATCCATATTTTTATGAAGGTGTGTTCATAGTAAGCTATGTTACGCCCATTTTCAAAAATGACGAATTTGTCGGCATGGGTGGAGCCGATGTATCCCTTACATACCTTGATGAAGTTGTCAGTGAAGTGAAAATATTTGATACCGGGTATGCATTCATGACCGGGAATACTGGAATTCTTATCTCACAACCTGAACAGAAGGACTGGATCGGCTACAAAACACTTTATGATTTCGATATCCCCGAGATTTCCAACATGGCAGATGAGATAAAGAATGGTAGCTCAGGATATATCGATACCATCGACCCTACTACAGGAAAGACGGTGGTGATGTTCTATGAGCCTATTAAAACCGGGAATTTCTCATTTATTCTCGTAGTGCCAAAGGATGAAATGCTCGCTGGTGTTACAGAATTGCGTAATAATCTCATTGTGATATCTACAATGTCTATTATTTTTATGACCGGACTTGCAGCTCTTATCGCAGGGTTTGTCACCCGCCCCATCAATGATATCGTTGCGGATTTCAAAGATCTGTCAGATGCAGCCGTTGTAGGACAACTTCATGCCAGAGCGGATACCGAAGTAGATATAGATTTCAAGAACATACCCCTGGGTTTGAATGAGATTCTCGATGCTTTTACAAGACCTATGACAGAAACCATGCGAGTCACTAATGAACTTGCAAAGGGCGAACTCCAGACCCGTATGCCGACCGACCTTAAGGGAGAGTTCAAACATATTGGAGATACACTAGATAGTTTCGCAACAAAGCTCAATGCCATTATAGATGAATCAAATGCAGTTCTGACCTCATTTCAAAATGAGGATTTTACCCATAAGATCAATCTAAAAGGAGAAGGGGATTTCAGGATCCTTACAGACGGTATTGAGATTACAAGGCAGTCCCTTTACAAAGCTACCACTGAACGAAAAAAAGCAGAAGAAGAACTGATAAGATATGCAAAGGAGCTTGAACGTTCCAACCAGATGAAAGAAGAGATGGAAAGAGTCATTGAGAGTAGTCCGGTTGTTGTTTTTAAGTGGCGAGCAGAGAAAGGATGGCCCATTGAATTTGTTTCCAGTAATATTTCACAGTTTGGCTATTCCCTTGAGGATTTCTCAGCCGGCAAAGTAACTTATTCAGATCTGGTTTACCCAAAGGACCTTCCAAGAGTGGAGGAACAGCTACAGAAAAAATGTGATGAAGGAGCAAATGAGTTTACCATTGAATATCGGATACTTACTAAATATGGACAAATCCTTTGGGCTGACGAGAGGACCTTTATCCGACGTGACATCGACGGAAATGTGGATCATCTACAGGGCATCATTGTGAATATCGATGAGAGGAAGCGTGCAGAAGAAGCATTGTTGAAGATCGAGGAAATCCGCAAGAAAGAGATACACCACCGCATCAAGAATAACCTGCAGGTGATATCAACACTATTGTACCTGGAATCAGATAAGTTCAAAGATGAAAAGGTAAGGGATGCTTTTAAGAACAGTCAGGATAGAGTCAGGACAATGGCGCTTGTCCATGAAAAATTGTATCAGTCAGAGGATATGGAAAGTATAGATTTTGTAGATTATACAAAGAATCTTATTAATTACCTTTCCCAATCATACGTGATCGGCAACAGGAACATCACTATCGACCTTGATGTTGCTGATGTGTTCCTGAACATGGATACTGCAGTACCGCTTGGCATTATTATTAACGAACTTGTTTCTAATTCACTAAAATATGCATTCGGGGATAAGGACGAAAACGAGAAAGGGATCATATCAGTAGATATTGAGAACTTCGGGGATGAATTTATGTTAACAGTTAGCGACAATGGAAATGGCATCTCAGAAGACATTGATTTCAGGGACACTGAATCACTTGGGCTCCAACTTGTGACTAACCTTGTTGAGCAGATCGGCGGTGACATTGAACTTAAAAGGGACAATGGAACAAAGTTCATAATCCAATTTACAGAAGAAAAATATTGA
- a CDS encoding AbrB/MazE/SpoVT family DNA-binding domain-containing protein gives MAIVDIRTATITSKGQIVIPSSMRKGSFDIGHRVAVIAKNNHIEIRPLSEIEDQMETAIASEKSLAKLWDTPEEDEAWNYL, from the coding sequence ATGGCAATTGTAGACATCAGGACTGCAACAATAACAAGTAAGGGTCAAATTGTGATTCCTTCTTCCATGCGTAAGGGTTCCTTTGATATTGGACATCGTGTTGCAGTCATTGCCAAAAATAATCACATTGAGATTAGACCACTCAGTGAGATTGAAGATCAAATGGAAACGGCAATCGCATCAGAAAAGTCCCTTGCAAAACTTTGGGATACACCCGAAGAGGATGAAGCATGGAATTATCTTTAA
- a CDS encoding IS66-like element ISMbu5 family transposase — protein MNTKRKEILAVYEQGPEAVVTLVTTLYDIIAEQQRIIELQAARITELEERVKKLEEQLKKNSRNSSKPPSTDVFINEKPKTKSRRKKSGKKPGGQKDHPGTTLRMVDVPDEVIIHKVHKCSNCERSLEDIEVKDHEKRQVFDIPPIKLQVTEHRAEIKSCPHCGCKNKATFSEKVKQPTQYGLRLASLAVYLHDYQLLPYERSCELLADVCGCEISPATLARAEKTCFEKLEDFEQQIKNFLIESPVINCDETGMRIEGKRQWLHVASTNKMTCYYPHQKRGSDAMNAMGILPNFNGTVVHDFWKSYYKYDCDHSICNAHLLRELTSVSENDNQLWSKAMNILLIDVKKSVDQIRGMSGCMKPERIKEFEDWYGQIIHIGIEENPQLQAKSKKRGRTKQTTAKNLLDRFIGYKNDILRFMHDLKVPFENNLAERDVRMMKVQQKISGTFRSMQGALIFSRVRSYISTVKKNQIPVMDAIRNAIAGMPFIPTIV, from the coding sequence ATGAACACGAAACGCAAAGAAATCCTAGCAGTTTATGAACAAGGTCCCGAAGCAGTTGTCACTCTTGTCACTACATTGTACGACATCATTGCTGAACAACAAAGGATCATAGAACTACAAGCTGCCAGAATAACCGAACTCGAAGAACGAGTTAAAAAATTGGAAGAGCAACTCAAAAAAAACAGCCGAAACAGCAGTAAACCACCTTCAACTGATGTTTTTATTAATGAGAAACCAAAAACAAAAAGCAGACGAAAAAAGAGTGGAAAGAAACCAGGTGGTCAGAAAGACCATCCTGGAACTACTCTCAGAATGGTAGATGTTCCTGACGAAGTTATAATTCACAAAGTACACAAATGTAGCAATTGTGAAAGATCGCTTGAAGATATAGAAGTTAAAGATCATGAAAAAAGGCAAGTATTTGACATACCTCCCATTAAACTTCAAGTAACAGAACATCGTGCTGAAATCAAGTCCTGTCCTCACTGCGGTTGCAAGAACAAAGCTACTTTTTCAGAAAAGGTTAAACAACCCACGCAATATGGCTTGCGTCTTGCATCATTAGCAGTCTACTTACATGATTATCAATTACTTCCTTATGAACGCAGCTGTGAATTGCTAGCTGATGTTTGTGGATGTGAAATAAGTCCCGCTACTTTGGCCAGGGCAGAAAAGACATGTTTTGAAAAACTTGAAGATTTCGAACAGCAGATCAAGAACTTCTTAATAGAATCTCCTGTGATAAATTGTGATGAAACTGGTATGAGGATAGAAGGAAAACGACAGTGGTTACATGTTGCTTCTACAAACAAAATGACATGTTATTATCCTCATCAAAAAAGAGGCTCTGACGCAATGAATGCGATGGGAATCTTACCAAATTTCAATGGTACAGTAGTTCATGATTTCTGGAAATCATATTACAAATATGATTGTGATCATTCGATCTGTAATGCTCATCTATTGCGAGAATTAACAAGTGTAAGCGAGAACGATAATCAATTGTGGTCAAAAGCTATGAATATTCTACTTATTGATGTCAAAAAGTCAGTTGACCAGATCCGAGGAATGTCTGGTTGTATGAAACCAGAGAGAATTAAAGAGTTTGAAGATTGGTACGGCCAGATTATTCATATTGGGATAGAAGAAAATCCTCAACTTCAAGCCAAATCAAAGAAGCGAGGAAGAACTAAACAAACCACAGCAAAAAATCTGCTGGATCGGTTTATTGGTTATAAAAATGATATTCTCAGGTTTATGCATGATCTAAAAGTTCCATTTGAGAATAATCTTGCAGAAAGGGATGTGAGAATGATGAAAGTACAGCAGAAGATATCGGGTACATTCCGAAGTATGCAAGGAGCATTAATTTTCTCGCGGGTAAGAAGTTACATTTCTACTGTTAAGAAGAATCAGATTCCTGTGATGGATGCAATTCGAAATGCAATTGCTGGAATGCCATTTATTCCAACAATTGTTTGA
- a CDS encoding GAF domain-containing protein, whose product MGGSMDVVERVSDVSCGDLEVVFVWKSEYGWPIEFVSDNVAMFGYDADDFMFKGLNYEDIIHPADLERVRKALSVYSESPDGIFVQEYRIFTSDGDVRWVREKMCIIYDEHGVMERLECSIIDISDEKKISDFMFIQGEMGVDLNWPGNLEDSMDALLKLTIQLDAINAGALYMLDDVTGGLVLVRYKGLSDGFLSCISYFDHNSIQLNFAEKGFPIYKHYSEIYPFISGTYLGDEGLQGTAIIPIHHEGRFMGMLFAASSSECIIPENDRDSLDVIKSLAGLMIDNVNMSAKVGGICFDLT is encoded by the coding sequence ATGGGTGGTTCTATGGATGTGGTCGAAAGAGTGTCTGATGTTTCATGTGGGGATCTTGAAGTAGTCTTTGTTTGGAAGTCTGAGTATGGGTGGCCGATTGAGTTCGTTTCTGATAATGTTGCCATGTTTGGCTATGATGCAGATGATTTTATGTTCAAAGGGTTGAATTATGAAGATATTATTCACCCGGCTGATCTGGAAAGGGTTAGAAAAGCGTTGTCTGTTTATTCTGAGAGTCCTGATGGGATATTTGTACAGGAGTATCGGATCTTTACTTCTGATGGGGATGTCAGATGGGTTCGTGAAAAGATGTGTATCATTTATGATGAGCATGGGGTAATGGAACGTCTGGAATGTAGTATCATTGATATTAGTGATGAAAAGAAGATAAGTGATTTTATGTTCATTCAAGGGGAAATGGGTGTTGATCTGAATTGGCCTGGCAACCTTGAGGATTCTATGGATGCTCTTTTGAAATTGACTATTCAGTTAGATGCTATTAATGCCGGTGCTCTTTATATGTTGGATGATGTCACTGGCGGGCTTGTCCTCGTGAGGTATAAAGGACTCTCTGATGGCTTTTTGAGTTGCATCTCATATTTTGATCATAATTCTATTCAGCTCAATTTTGCGGAAAAGGGTTTTCCTATTTACAAACATTATTCGGAGATATATCCGTTTATTTCAGGTACGTATCTTGGTGATGAGGGTCTTCAGGGTACGGCAATAATTCCTATTCATCATGAGGGTCGTTTTATGGGGATGTTGTTTGCGGCATCATCTTCGGAGTGTATCATTCCTGAGAATGACCGTGATTCTCTTGATGTGATCAAGTCCCTTGCGGGGCTTATGATAGATAATGTGAATATGTCTGCAAAGGTGGGCGGAATTTGCTTCGATCTGACCTGA
- a CDS encoding type II toxin-antitoxin system PemK/MazF family toxin, translating to MGKITKGSIVVLPFPFSDLAAAKKRPSLVVVDLKGDDVILCPITSTHRGDGYDISLKSGDFIQGGLKHDSLIRSNRLFTATTDIIAYKVGDITNTKMKEVEDVLVKLITMH from the coding sequence TTGGGAAAAATAACAAAAGGATCAATTGTAGTACTGCCATTCCCATTTTCAGATTTGGCAGCAGCAAAAAAGAGACCCTCTTTAGTAGTTGTGGATCTGAAAGGTGATGATGTAATACTTTGTCCCATTACATCAACTCATCGAGGCGATGGCTATGATATTTCATTAAAATCTGGAGATTTTATCCAAGGTGGCCTGAAGCATGATAGTTTGATTCGTTCAAATCGACTTTTCACTGCAACTACTGATATCATCGCTTACAAAGTAGGCGATATTACTAATACAAAAATGAAAGAAGTTGAAGATGTGCTTGTAAAGTTAATAACAATGCATTAA
- a CDS encoding IS1 family transposase (programmed frameshift), giving the protein MNCPRCKSSSHKKNGKIDGRQRYKCHDCGYSYSVEIKSTASPMSVKRQALQLYLEGLGFRSIGRLLGVSHVSVQKWIKKFGRELEDIKSENEISIVELDEMHTYIGNKKYCWIWIAVDRDGKRFIDCSFGSRGKETGLKLWKKLKGKEIGEVMTDHWRAYAEFLPEKIHTQSKAETYTVEGYNSIFRHFLARLRRKSKCYTKSLEMLKYSVLLLMKYRNKELAMFS; this is encoded by the exons ATGAACTGTCCCAGGTGCAAGAGCTCAAGTCATAAAAAGAACGGTAAAATCGATGGACGCCAACGCTACAAATGCCATGATTGTGGGTATAGCTATTCAGTAGAGATTAAATCAACTGCTAGTCCCATGTCTGTTAAACGGCAGGCTTTACAGCTCTATCTCGAAGGATTAGGATTTCGCTCAATTGGACGTTTATTAGGAGTTAGCCACGTTTCTGTCCAAAAATGGATAAAGAAGTTTGGTCGTGAATTAGAGGATATAAAGAGCGAAAATGAAATATCGATCGTTGAATTAGATGAAATGCACACTTACATCGGGAAC AAAAAATATTGTTGGATCTGGATTGCTGTTGATAGAGATGGAAAAAGGTTCATCGACTGCTCTTTTGGTAGCAGGGGGAAGGAAACAGGACTAAAGCTCTGGAAAAAGTTAAAGGGGAAGGAGATTGGAGAAGTGATGACTGATCACTGGAGGGCATATGCAGAGTTTCTTCCAGAGAAAATTCATACTCAATCCAAAGCTGAAACATATACTGTTGAAGGATATAACAGCATATTCAGGCACTTTCTGGCAAGATTGAGAAGAAAGTCAAAGTGTTATACTAAGAGTCTTGAAATGCTGAAGTACTCTGTTCTTCTTTTGATGAAGTACAGAAATAAAGAGCTAGCTATGTTTAGTTAA
- a CDS encoding APC family permease, giving the protein MSEEKKSGVDWQHAEQCAKVVCESGELERSIDWKQGLAIAIGVPLLILPSIGYFASYLWSFAIIVWGLSVFQGFMQNLAYGELATTFPNASGLPGFAQNVFKSPDHKGKYDKGKLIGGFSAWSYWFAWNPVLAIFAILVGFYLHSLFPVLAGTFSQYQLSMIAGVVIYGGLILVNYRGLSSGAAVGYILAAFSLIPMAIITLAPYFTGDFVMANITSTWLPTDWAWDLSHILILLGIFAMAQWSACAWETAAIYGPEYKNPGSDVPKALFSCGAICLVAYILVQMTVTGVLGIDGIANAPIDPMLPVAQAALGDVGSTIAIVMLIAAMVLIIQTAYLGSSRAMHSMATEGNLPKVFAKTNAHGTPILAMVVIGIFNLILISMGTPTAILAASAIGYVCANGISLFAYVKAKSSPHLAGLDRPFKAPAGWKNVALMFGLFNLPLCLVGVIYLNTIEGSWFSTVVGICVLGLYIPMWFYSQHEAHVDKIAAISLIPELSMKK; this is encoded by the coding sequence ATGTCCGAAGAAAAAAAATCGGGTGTAGACTGGCAACATGCCGAACAGTGCGCAAAGGTTGTCTGTGAATCCGGTGAGCTCGAACGATCGATCGATTGGAAACAGGGATTAGCTATTGCTATTGGTGTACCTTTATTGATCTTACCTTCGATTGGCTATTTTGCCAGCTATTTATGGTCATTTGCTATTATTGTATGGGGTCTCTCTGTATTCCAGGGATTTATGCAGAACCTCGCTTATGGTGAACTCGCAACTACATTCCCTAATGCATCCGGTCTGCCTGGATTTGCACAGAATGTTTTCAAGTCTCCTGATCACAAAGGAAAGTATGACAAGGGTAAATTGATTGGTGGATTCAGTGCATGGAGCTACTGGTTCGCATGGAACCCTGTACTTGCTATCTTTGCAATTCTTGTTGGTTTTTATCTTCATAGTTTGTTCCCTGTATTGGCGGGCACTTTCAGCCAGTACCAGCTTTCAATGATAGCAGGTGTTGTGATATATGGTGGATTAATTCTTGTAAACTATCGTGGACTTTCAAGTGGTGCTGCTGTAGGTTATATTCTCGCAGCTTTCTCACTTATCCCAATGGCAATTATTACACTGGCACCTTATTTTACAGGTGATTTCGTGATGGCTAACATCACCAGTACCTGGTTACCAACTGACTGGGCATGGGATCTGTCTCATATACTGATCTTGCTTGGTATCTTTGCAATGGCTCAGTGGAGTGCTTGTGCATGGGAAACTGCAGCTATTTATGGCCCGGAATATAAAAACCCAGGTTCAGATGTGCCAAAAGCATTGTTCTCCTGTGGTGCTATCTGTCTGGTAGCTTACATCCTTGTACAGATGACCGTTACAGGTGTGCTAGGTATTGATGGTATTGCAAATGCACCTATTGACCCAATGCTCCCTGTTGCTCAGGCAGCACTTGGTGATGTCGGTTCCACAATTGCGATCGTTATGCTTATTGCAGCAATGGTATTGATCATACAGACTGCATACCTTGGTTCTTCAAGGGCAATGCACTCAATGGCAACTGAAGGAAATCTTCCTAAAGTATTTGCAAAGACAAATGCACATGGTACTCCGATCCTTGCAATGGTCGTTATCGGAATTTTCAACTTGATACTGATCTCAATGGGTACTCCTACAGCTATCCTTGCTGCATCAGCTATTGGATATGTTTGTGCAAACGGTATCAGTCTCTTCGCATACGTTAAGGCAAAATCAAGTCCTCACCTTGCAGGTCTTGACAGGCCATTCAAGGCACCAGCAGGATGGAAGAATGTTGCATTGATGTTTGGTCTCTTCAACCTCCCTCTCTGTCTGGTTGGTGTGATCTACCTTAACACTATTGAAGGAAGCTGGTTCTCAACGGTTGTCGGTATTTGTGTGCTCGGTCTGTATATCCCAATGTGGTTCTATTCACAGCATGAGGCACATGTTGACAAGATCGCTGCTATTAGCCTGATACCAGAGCTTTCAATGAAAAAGTAA